One window of the Desulfovibrio intestinalis genome contains the following:
- a CDS encoding N-acetylmuramoyl-L-alanine amidase, whose translation MASKAKASQIQGGAQAKTQPKSPQQRPKDRPADNAHGSGAMTQPRHGLKRLAPPLFFLLALCLLVVFFYDTGYTSLPPTAKRYDTAKAGIESLRMDVKRANLREPWEKLAAEFRAIYDADPGWPNRPAALFRAAESLEELARRSFAKADARKAIECYEAVALRHADSRLADDALFHAAKLRAAWFKDDKGALELLNRIKSQYPKGDMLPEALALEKTLQASAQGRTAPEARQIAAAESKPAVEDSSPSAAMPASTQDKDKKRSDEAPSATAGQTTPASKLAASPAALLPQDQLLPRYRKAKSDMEALSADKIRSCWRQPWEELAAEFLLIYQSRKNWAISPGALFRAASSQESLANCSHLAAEYRQARDLYLSLAQEFPKSALADDALLRAAAIDADRLNQPGEALELLDAIATLYSHGDMLPQAKTMRARLTGVAENADPASAKSGAASARDTSPEVHMLSWNSLNKNSVEIVLDLSAPARYRAKLEEGKKGAASSLYLEFEDASVVKDVSQGVTVKGSLLQSVRVRDRKGGGAIMQFSFRDVRRFDTQLESNPCRIILRVAAGSTPLPPRQGASAGFAQQDASPKADASASEPRHVNDMARQLGLTVRTVFIDAGHGGRDPGTSHNGILERVITLDVATTLGRLLQANGVEVVYSRTNDTGLSLRERTTRANAAGADLFVSIHVNANDDKSVNGFETYYLDLAENTDSARVAALENTGSDHRLGDMQKMLADVMLNTRVDESRKLAQDVQRLTLFRLKKREYTVRNNGVKSAPFHVLLGAQMPAVLVELGYCTHADEARNLANAKYRLALAEGLAEGILAYKDRLLKKRTAQNSLTPESAGAM comes from the coding sequence GTGGCCAGTAAAGCAAAAGCATCCCAAATCCAGGGTGGCGCTCAAGCCAAGACCCAACCCAAAAGCCCTCAGCAGCGGCCCAAAGACAGGCCTGCGGATAATGCCCATGGCTCAGGGGCAATGACCCAGCCAAGGCACGGCTTAAAGCGTCTTGCGCCGCCACTGTTTTTCTTGCTGGCCCTCTGCCTGCTGGTGGTTTTCTTCTATGACACCGGCTACACTTCCCTGCCGCCAACTGCCAAGCGCTATGATACCGCCAAGGCGGGAATCGAAAGCCTGCGCATGGACGTGAAGCGAGCCAACCTGCGTGAACCGTGGGAAAAGCTTGCTGCGGAATTTCGTGCCATCTACGATGCTGACCCCGGCTGGCCCAACCGCCCTGCGGCGCTTTTCCGCGCGGCAGAAAGCCTTGAAGAACTGGCCCGCCGCTCCTTTGCCAAGGCAGATGCCCGCAAAGCCATAGAGTGCTATGAGGCCGTGGCTCTGCGCCATGCCGACAGCCGCCTGGCTGACGATGCTCTTTTCCACGCGGCCAAACTTCGTGCCGCCTGGTTCAAGGACGACAAGGGTGCTCTCGAACTACTCAACCGCATCAAAAGTCAATACCCCAAGGGCGACATGCTGCCCGAGGCTCTGGCTCTGGAAAAGACCCTGCAAGCCTCGGCACAAGGGCGCACTGCGCCCGAAGCCCGGCAGATAGCCGCCGCGGAAAGCAAGCCCGCCGTGGAAGACAGTTCTCCTTCGGCAGCAATGCCCGCTTCTACGCAGGACAAAGACAAAAAGCGCTCAGATGAAGCCCCCTCTGCCACTGCCGGGCAAACCACACCCGCCTCCAAACTGGCAGCTTCCCCAGCCGCTCTTTTGCCGCAGGATCAGCTTTTGCCCCGCTACCGCAAAGCCAAATCCGATATGGAAGCCCTGAGCGCAGACAAGATCCGCTCTTGCTGGAGGCAGCCGTGGGAAGAACTGGCGGCAGAGTTTCTGCTTATCTATCAAAGCCGTAAGAACTGGGCCATATCGCCCGGCGCGCTCTTTCGCGCAGCGTCCAGCCAGGAATCTCTGGCCAACTGCTCTCACCTTGCGGCAGAATACCGGCAGGCGCGCGACCTTTACCTGAGCCTCGCGCAGGAATTTCCCAAAAGCGCCCTGGCCGATGACGCCCTTTTGCGGGCAGCCGCCATTGACGCAGACCGACTGAACCAGCCGGGCGAAGCCCTTGAATTGCTGGACGCCATTGCCACTCTCTACTCACACGGCGACATGCTGCCACAGGCTAAAACCATGCGTGCGCGCCTTACAGGCGTGGCGGAAAATGCAGACCCTGCAAGTGCCAAATCCGGCGCGGCTTCTGCACGCGACACTTCGCCCGAAGTTCATATGCTCTCGTGGAATTCCCTGAATAAAAATTCCGTAGAAATTGTACTGGATCTTTCGGCCCCGGCCCGCTACCGCGCCAAGCTTGAAGAAGGCAAAAAAGGCGCGGCATCCAGCCTGTACCTTGAATTCGAAGACGCTTCTGTGGTCAAGGATGTAAGCCAGGGCGTCACTGTAAAGGGCAGCCTGTTGCAGTCCGTGCGCGTGCGCGACCGCAAAGGCGGCGGTGCCATAATGCAGTTCAGTTTCAGGGATGTCCGGCGCTTTGATACGCAGTTGGAGAGCAACCCCTGCCGTATCATCTTGCGCGTAGCGGCCGGAAGTACCCCCCTGCCGCCTCGCCAGGGCGCAAGCGCGGGCTTTGCCCAACAGGACGCCTCCCCCAAGGCGGATGCCAGCGCAAGCGAACCGCGCCACGTCAATGACATGGCCCGCCAGCTGGGCCTTACCGTGCGCACGGTCTTCATTGACGCCGGGCATGGCGGCCGCGACCCCGGCACCAGCCACAATGGCATTCTTGAGCGCGTTATTACTCTGGACGTGGCGACAACTCTTGGCCGGCTGCTGCAAGCCAACGGTGTGGAAGTCGTTTACAGCCGCACCAACGATACCGGCCTTTCCCTTCGCGAACGCACAACCAGGGCCAACGCAGCAGGCGCAGATCTTTTTGTGTCCATTCACGTCAACGCCAATGATGACAAATCCGTCAACGGCTTTGAAACCTACTACCTTGATCTGGCCGAAAATACAGATTCAGCTCGTGTAGCAGCTTTAGAAAATACGGGCAGCGATCACCGCCTTGGTGACATGCAAAAGATGCTGGCCGATGTAATGCTGAATACAAGAGTTGATGAATCACGCAAACTTGCTCAAGATGTTCAGAGACTTACTCTTTTTAGATTGAAGAAACGCGAATATACAGTCCGCAATAACGGCGTCAAATCTGCACCGTTTCATGTTCTTCTTGGTGCGCAGATGCCAGCGGTTCTTGTAGAACTTGGTTACTGCACCCATGCCGATGAAGCACGCAATCTCGCCAATGCCAAATACCGTCTGGCGCTGGCTGAAGGGCTGGCTGAAGGCATACTTGCATACAAGGATCGACTGTTAAAAAAACGGACAGCCCAGAACTCCTTGACGCCCGAAAGCGCTGGTGCTATGTGA
- the fabZ gene encoding 3-hydroxyacyl-ACP dehydratase FabZ yields MQESAPQTQSMDIQRILRLLPHRYPFLLVDRVVECVTGSHIKAYKNVTFNEPFFQGHFPDAPIMPGVLILEALAQTGGLLATAGMESLDDKLFLFTGLDGVKFRRQVVPGDRLELECSNLRMKLKLCKMEARAFVDGKLAAEALITAAIGDRPKG; encoded by the coding sequence ATGCAGGAATCAGCCCCTCAGACCCAGAGCATGGACATACAGCGCATATTGCGCCTGCTGCCCCACCGCTACCCTTTTCTGCTGGTGGACAGAGTGGTGGAATGCGTGACGGGTTCACACATCAAGGCATACAAAAACGTCACATTCAATGAGCCGTTTTTTCAGGGACACTTTCCCGATGCCCCCATCATGCCCGGCGTGCTCATCCTTGAAGCTCTGGCCCAAACAGGCGGCCTGCTGGCTACTGCCGGAATGGAAAGTCTGGACGACAAGCTTTTCCTTTTCACCGGCCTGGACGGCGTGAAGTTCCGTCGGCAGGTAGTGCCGGGCGACCGCCTGGAACTTGAATGTTCCAACCTGCGCATGAAGCTCAAGCTCTGCAAAATGGAAGCCCGCGCCTTTGTGGACGGAAAACTGGCAGCAGAAGCGCTCATCACCGCAGCCATTGGCGACAGGCCCAAGGGCTAA
- a CDS encoding OmpH family outer membrane protein: MRKVLMMTLAVCMLLAGTAFAADSNAVPAAKIGVVDMQTVATQSEPAEAAKKLMEDKFGKERSALEKQGEALKKKAESLKNPKVSEEKKLEFIRSKQDLDQKTRNFLRKVEQEEVKLRQDMVTLVFSATYEVARAKGFNFVVDVTAGGVLYADQSMDLTQDVLTEVNKLYKEKKNDKSGKK; encoded by the coding sequence ATGCGCAAGGTTTTGATGATGACCCTCGCGGTCTGCATGCTCTTGGCCGGAACGGCCTTTGCGGCTGACAGCAATGCCGTGCCCGCCGCCAAAATTGGCGTTGTAGACATGCAAACGGTGGCCACCCAGAGTGAACCCGCCGAAGCTGCCAAAAAGCTGATGGAAGACAAATTTGGCAAAGAACGTTCAGCTCTTGAAAAGCAGGGTGAGGCCCTGAAGAAAAAGGCTGAATCGCTCAAGAATCCCAAGGTCAGCGAAGAAAAGAAGCTTGAATTCATCCGCTCCAAGCAGGATCTGGATCAGAAGACCCGCAACTTCCTGCGCAAGGTTGAACAGGAAGAAGTGAAGCTGCGTCAAGATATGGTTACCCTGGTTTTCAGCGCCACCTATGAAGTGGCTCGCGCCAAGGGCTTTAACTTTGTTGTCGACGTAACCGCCGGCGGCGTTCTGTATGCCGATCAGTCTATGGATCTGACGCAGGACGTGCTCACTGAAGTGAACAAGCTCTACAAAGAAAAGAAGAACGACAAAAGCGGCAAAAAATAA